From Sporosarcina sp. 6E9, a single genomic window includes:
- a CDS encoding Ger(x)C family spore germination protein produces the protein MKNFKKIIILSLSSFLLASCVETQAIEKIGIINARGLDITDEDLLETTLVTFQFTPDSTEMTKILSGKAKTVKGATENAGDAFLYKLAPGKLKLSVIGRDLAEKGILPLLDTSARDARIPDLMYLSVSDTTAKELLSIDEENIATDIGQYLHGLIANRSNDHNIPRKTLQDFLTTYYDVGQDNVLPIFEIEEDMPKLSKLALFKGDQMIGELTSDEATLINLMERTVKEHHLEVTLPLAPFKDHLEEREKRPQETEVQMIFVIDKGHSKTKVLDEDQLVFQTDTTLRLRLLEQSAGIVLKKSQVGKLIENEVKKYMEDHFDKLLAKLQKLESDPFGYGRIYKSSQKGKNLTVEEWRESFPTIEVKYNVDVEFIQHGVID, from the coding sequence ATGAAAAATTTCAAGAAAATAATAATCCTATCCCTTTCCAGTTTTTTACTTGCAAGTTGTGTGGAAACCCAAGCAATCGAAAAAATAGGGATTATTAACGCGCGTGGACTTGACATCACGGATGAGGACTTACTCGAAACTACTTTAGTCACTTTTCAATTTACCCCAGACTCAACAGAGATGACTAAGATATTATCAGGTAAGGCGAAAACAGTTAAAGGTGCAACAGAGAATGCCGGAGATGCCTTTTTATACAAACTTGCCCCTGGTAAGTTAAAACTCTCAGTAATTGGAAGAGATTTAGCGGAAAAAGGAATTTTACCACTATTGGACACTTCTGCACGCGATGCACGAATTCCGGATTTAATGTATTTGTCCGTGAGTGATACGACTGCAAAAGAATTATTATCGATTGATGAAGAAAATATTGCGACAGATATTGGACAGTATTTACATGGACTGATTGCTAACCGTTCAAACGATCATAATATTCCTCGAAAGACGTTACAAGACTTTTTGACGACTTACTATGATGTTGGACAAGATAATGTACTACCGATTTTTGAAATAGAAGAAGACATGCCTAAACTGAGTAAACTTGCATTATTTAAAGGCGATCAAATGATTGGCGAATTAACTAGCGATGAAGCAACGCTCATAAACTTAATGGAGCGAACTGTAAAAGAACACCATTTAGAGGTTACATTACCGCTTGCTCCGTTTAAAGACCACCTTGAAGAACGAGAAAAGAGGCCGCAGGAAACAGAAGTTCAGATGATATTTGTAATAGATAAAGGGCATAGTAAAACAAAAGTATTGGATGAAGATCAATTAGTTTTTCAAACAGACACAACGCTGAGATTACGCTTATTAGAGCAGTCAGCAGGAATCGTATTGAAAAAGTCACAAGTCGGTAAATTGATAGAAAATGAAGTGAAAAAGTACATGGAAGATCATTTTGATAAGCTCTTGGCTAAACTTCAAAAGCTTGAGTCTGACCCTTTTGGTTATGGTCGTATTTATAAAAGCAGCCAAAAAGGGAAGAATTTAACAGTAGAAGAGTGGCGTGAAAGTTTTCCTACAATTGAGGTTAAGTATAATGTCGATGTTGAATTTATCCAGCACGGCGTTA
- a CDS encoding GerAB/ArcD/ProY family transporter, whose translation MTIKPGQSIRAFYLIFIIVGIQVGVGILGVPRYIFAVAHQDAWVSIIIAFAYMLIVTWAMFIILNKYENADIFGIQVDIFGRWIGKLLGTIYLLFFMVEFLSVLLNYIEIVQVFIFPTITTFIMGLLLLLLVIYSVQGGIRVVVGTVFIFSLLSPWIFLLLYDPISRMEVTHFFPMFDASFTELLKGARSTIYTFLGLEIIFVIYPFIDNKKDAKLPSYIGISISALLVLSTTIISLGYFSPNDFNLITWPVLSLFKSVSFSFMERFDYFIIAEWMMVTIPTMVLLMWMITHGAKRLYAIPENTTLYVVSILSLIVCTVLNRDFEIRKVSDIVNVMGFWIVFIYPLLLLPIVLFKKRRQKTKGSTK comes from the coding sequence TTGACGATAAAACCAGGGCAAAGTATACGTGCTTTTTATTTGATCTTTATCATCGTCGGTATTCAAGTTGGTGTCGGTATCTTAGGCGTGCCGCGCTATATTTTTGCAGTGGCTCATCAAGATGCTTGGGTTTCGATCATTATTGCTTTTGCTTACATGCTCATTGTTACATGGGCGATGTTTATCATTTTAAATAAATATGAAAACGCCGATATTTTCGGCATTCAAGTCGATATCTTTGGTAGATGGATTGGAAAATTGCTTGGTACTATTTATCTTCTTTTCTTTATGGTGGAGTTTCTCTCAGTATTGCTAAATTATATTGAAATCGTTCAAGTATTTATCTTTCCAACGATTACTACTTTCATTATGGGCTTATTGTTACTTTTACTCGTTATCTATAGTGTTCAAGGCGGGATTCGTGTCGTGGTTGGCACTGTCTTTATTTTCAGTTTGCTGTCACCATGGATTTTCCTCTTGCTATATGATCCAATCTCGCGAATGGAAGTCACGCACTTTTTTCCAATGTTCGACGCCTCTTTTACGGAATTGCTAAAAGGTGCCCGATCAACTATTTATACTTTTCTCGGATTGGAAATTATATTTGTGATTTATCCTTTTATTGACAACAAAAAAGATGCAAAACTACCGAGTTATATTGGGATATCGATTTCCGCTTTACTCGTTCTGAGTACAACGATTATTTCCCTCGGCTATTTTAGCCCAAATGATTTCAATTTGATTACCTGGCCAGTTTTATCTTTATTTAAATCTGTCTCTTTTTCATTTATGGAACGCTTTGACTATTTCATCATCGCAGAATGGATGATGGTTACCATTCCAACGATGGTGCTTCTAATGTGGATGATTACACACGGGGCGAAACGTCTATATGCCATACCGGAAAACACCACATTATATGTCGTTTCAATTTTATCTTTAATCGTTTGTACAGTGCTCAATAGAGATTTCGAAATTCGAAAAGTTAGCGACATCGTTAATGTGATGGGATTTTGGATTGTATTTATCTATCCGTTACTGCTTCTTCCAATCGTCTTGTTCAAAAAGCGACGTCAGAAAACTAAAGGAAGTACAAAATGA